A window of the Podospora bellae-mahoneyi strain CBS 112042 chromosome 6, whole genome shotgun sequence genome harbors these coding sequences:
- the ibp1 gene encoding Cdc25 phosphatase Ibp1 (antiSMASH:Cluster_2; BUSCO:EOG092658QH; EggNog:ENOG503P4E5; COG:D), protein MSSISIASIPRLRPSTLSTLLLDSPSPTSIAIIDVRDDDYIGGHIRGALNFPSQTLDATLPTLIRKLQDKETVIFHCALSQQRGPGAALKYLREKERLAKLEEQQKQRPQKEAEAEGEGENKKPAVEQRVYVLDRGFVGWQEAYGEDERLTEGYRKELWKDGYWM, encoded by the coding sequence atgTCCTCCATATCCATCGCCTCCatcccccgcctccgcccctcaaccctttccaccctcctcctcgactccccctcccccacctccataGCCATCATCGACGTCCGCGACGACGACTACATAGGAGGCCACATCCGCGGCGCCCTCAACTTTCCCTCCCAGACCCTCGACGCCACCCTCCCGACCCTCATCCGCAAGCTCCAAGACAAAGAAACCGTTATCTTCCACTGCGCGTTATCACAACAGCGAGGTCCCGGTGCGGCGCTTAAGTATCTgagagagaaggagaggcTTGCCAAGCTGGAAGAGCAGCAAAAACAGCGGCCACAAAAAGAGGCGGAggctgagggagaaggggaaaacaAGAAGCCGGCTGTGGAGCAGAGAGTATATGTTTTGGacagggggtttgttgggtgGCAGGAGGCctatggggaggatgagaggttAACAGAGGGCTACAGAAAGGAGCTTTGGAAGGATGGGTATTGGATGTGA
- a CDS encoding putative NRPS-like protein biosynthetic cluster (antiSMASH:Cluster_2; SMCOG1002:AMP-dependent synthetase and ligase; EggNog:ENOG503Q4XF; COG:I) has protein sequence MDVIMSWVTGPFTPRQTLWILSASRIHRYIHRKITSVHNFISCLVCKLPIYLAMSSLTYVVDELAAEVPHDTWVKIPSSPTKIEEITWQNFTFQQLGQAVDRLAHWIDEHLGPAGLGRDESLAYTGINDIRYPIVILAALKTGHKSLLLSPRNSVEGHCALITPTRCTKLLHSQELSDQASEIGQKFGHLTVLRIPDLEHLLETTNHPTPYQSKCNDTTPDHETVMILHSSGTTGLPKPIPLKAGVLTTAGRLLATLPTPAGRLNTHDPLYTTPLILSMPPFFHAFGINLLVRSLHYRRPLVLLPPSIPPTAELMLHAVKTTRPTGMVCTPSILEDICSLPHGIETLRASDIECIYSGGAPLARSCGDVIGEELSPRITLLNGIGTTEIWNATGYAPLDPRDWEYFEWNPAAGVVMEGVGGDKNTAELVIKRLGGEEGRFQFVFYNFPELEEWRTKDLFERHPLKENLWRYVGRVDDVIVLSNGEKLNPVTFEKMVEGHSIVKGAVMVGSGRFQTGLIVEVHDVSLGVKEVVERIWERVEEANEQYPAHARVWKSMVRVARQDKPFERTPKGTVMRRNTYVAYQAEIEEMYASAMVINGVAAEGVLDETMILAQIRDAVNSVIKRRGDVTDDTNLFALGFDSLQVLQLILTLKSTVQSSLQGKFALRLVYENPSISQLHRALCSAPATATTNTSRADKFDALIKEYTPSLRLPRPSHTEPKGFKVILTGTTGTLGSSLLSSLLANPTITHIYCLNRSKPISPNTSQVTYLQTDLLHPTLGLSSKTYNTLKHPQLLIHSAWPVNFNLPFDSFLPSISGTANLMALNPAKFVFISSIATAMAGTSPVPENFTQDHNLPLSTGYAESKHLASCVLATSPIPSTILRVGQLAGRADGVGRQWNKHEWVPSLLQTSLNMGMIPSTLGGNQKSVDWIPVDLAAEAIVELGLGGSGEGRECYNVVNPSCADWEGTMIGAVQEYAGKTERGELKVVGVAEWLDALGEKNDAERYPALKLKEFFEEWRDERQGPVIFQTDKAEKTSQTMGKMAAVTGEMMSRWLDAWAF, from the exons ATGGATGTCATCATGTCTTGGGTTACCGGACCGTTCACACCGAGACAAACATTGTGGATCCTGTCGGCTTCAAGAATTCATCGCTATATCCATCGAAAAATCACATCAGTTCACAACTTCATATCCTGTCTCGTTTGCAAGCTCCCCATCTACCTTGCAATGTCCTCTCTCACATATGTTGTCGACGAGCTCGCCGCTGAGGTCCCTCACGATACCTGGGTCAagatcccatcatcaccgaccaAGATTGAAGAGATCACATGGCAAAACTTTACCTTCCAGCAGCTCGGCCAAGCGGTAGACAGGCTAGCTCACTGGATTGACGAACACTTGGGTCCGGCTGGCTTGGGCCGGGACGAGTCCCTTGCCTACACGGGCATCAACGATATTCGATACCCCATAGTCATCCTGGCAGCGTTGAAGACCGGGCACAAG AGCCTTCTATTATCGCCCAGAAACTCCGTTGAAGGCCACTGCGCTCTCATAACCCCTACCCGCTGCACCAAACTTCTTCACAGCCAAGAGCTCTCCGACCAAGCATCTGAAATCGGTCAAAAGTTCGGCCATCTCACCGTCCTCCGCATCCCAGACCTGGAACACCTTCTCGagaccaccaaccaccccaccccGTACCAGAGCAAATGCAATGATACGACCCCCGACCACGAGACAGTCATGATCCTCCACTCAAGCGGCACCACCGGCCTCCCCAAGCCCATCCCCCTCAAAGCCGgcgtcctcaccaccgccggcagACTActcgccaccctccccacccccgccggcCGTCTAAACACCCACGACCCGCTctacaccacccccctcatcctctccatgccccccttcttccacgcCTTTGGCATAAACCTCCTCGTTCGATCCCTCCACTACCGCCGCcctctcgtcctcctcccacccagcATCCCCCCAACAGCAGAGCTGATGCTCCACGCAGTGAAAACCACCCGCCCGACAGGCATGGTCTGCACCCCTTCTATTCTGGAAGATATCTGCAGTTTGCCTCACGGGATTGAGACCCTCAGGGCGTCAGATATCGAGTGTATCTACTCCGGCGGTGCACCACTAGCCAGGTCATGCGGCGATGTCATTGGGGAGGAACTCTCCCCTCGTATCACGCTGCTGAACGGGATCGGCACGACCGAGATTTGGAACGCGACCGGGTATGCACCGCTGGACCCGAGGGATTGGGAGTATTTCGAGTGGAATCCTGCGGCCGGGGTTGTcatggagggggttggtggagacAAGAATACTGCCGAGTTGGTGATTAAgcggttgggaggggaggaggggaggttcCAGTTTGTGTTTTATAACTTTCCCGAGTTGGAAGAGTGGCGGACGAAGGACTTGTTTGAGCGCCATCCGCTGAAAGAAAATTTGTGGAGGTATGTGGGACGGGTGGATGATGTTATTGTGCTGAGTAATGGGGAGAAGCTGAATCCGGTGACGtttgagaagatggtggaggggcattCGATCGTGAAaggggcggtgatggtggggagtgGGCGGTTCCAGACGGGACTGATTGTGGAGGTGCATGATGTGagtttgggggtgaaggaggtggttgagaggatttgggagagggttgaggaggcgaATGAGCAGTACCCGGCTCATGCGAGGGTGTGGAAGTCGATGGTGAGGGTCGCGCGACAAGACAAGCCGTTTGAGAGGACGCCGAAGGGgacggtgatgaggaggaataCGTATGTGGCTTATCAGGCCGAGATTGAAGAAATGTATGCCAGTGCGATGGTTATCAATGGGGTTGCAGCTGAGGGTGTGTTGGACGAGACCATGATCTTGGCTCAAATTCGGGATGCGGTCAACAGCGTGATCAAGCGACGCGGAGACGTTACAGACGACACTAACCTGTTCGCCCTTGGCTTCGACTCCCTTCAAGTCCTTcagctcatcctcaccctcaaaaGCACCGTCCAATCCAGCCTGCAAGGCAAATTCGCGCTCCGTCTGGTCTACGAGAACCCCAGCATCAGCCAACTTCACCGCGCTCTCTGCTCTGCACcagccaccgccaccaccaacacgtCAAGAGCAGACAAATTCGACGCGCTCATCAAAGAatacaccccctccctccgcctcccccgtcctTCCCACACCGAACCCAAAGGCTTCAAAGTCATCCTCACCGGCACAACCGGCACCCTCGGCTCCTCcctgctctcctccctcctggCCAACCCAACCATAACCCACATCTATTGCCTCAACCGCTCCaaacccatctcccccaacacctcccaaGTTACATACCTCCAAaccgacctcctccaccctaCCCTCGGCCTCTCATCCAAAACCTACAACACCCTCAAACACCCGCAACTGCTAATCCACTCCGCCTGGCCCGTTaacttcaacctccccttcgactccttcctcccttccatCTCCGGCACAGCCAATCTCATGGCCCTCAACCCAGCAAAAttcgtcttcatctcctccatcgccaccGCCATGGCGGGGACCTCACCTGTCCCGGAAAACTTCACCCAAGACCATAACCTCCCCTTGTCAACAGGGTACGCCGAGTCCAAACACCTCGCCTCCTGTGTCctggccacctcccccatcccgaGCACAATTCTGAGGGTAGGGCAGCTTGCTGGGAGGGCAGATGGTGTAGGGAGACAGTGGAATAAACACGAGTGGGTTCCTAGCTTGTTGCAAACATCCCTCAACATGGGGATGATCCCGTCCACCTTGGGGGGGAACCAAAAATCAGTGGATTGGATACCCGTTGATCTTGCCGCTGAGGCGATTGTggagctggggttggggggcagtggggaggggagggagtgttACAATGTTGTCAACCCCTCCTGTGCTGATTGGGAGGGGACGATGATTGGCGCCGTGCAGGAGTATGCAGGCAAGACTGAGAGGGGTGAGCTAAAGGTGGTGGGGGTAGCAGAGTGGTTGGATGCTTTGGGGGAAAAGAACGACGCAGAACGGTACCCGGCCTTGAAGCTGAAGGAGTTCTTTGAGGAGTGGAGAGACGAGAGACAGGGTCCGGTCATCTTTCAGACAGACAAGGCCGAAAAGACAAGCCAGAcgatggggaagatggcagcTGTGACCGGGGAGATGATGAGTCGGTGGCTGGACGCTTGGGCTTTTTGA
- the POM33 gene encoding Transmembrane nucleoporin (COG:U; antiSMASH:Cluster_2; EggNog:ENOG503P07M), producing the protein MAPPPPADMPLPQRLQKLASTLQFAWFAGHAVLILCITRYAFSWIRFNYYGGMASFCYRSAFVAAASTYGIVVYKTWRARQKTGAKQPGGALGYLSDENVQYLLMALVWLFMPQYPLALLPYGIYSIFHVATYTRANVIPTIAPPQKLVPGAAASPNGKPQYAPHPMADAIGSFVKKYYDSSMSVVASLEIALWARIFLSALFFQRRSWILIAVYTAFLRARYAQSSHVKNSFAQFEARVDNLIGAQGTPPGARQAWDTVKGVARQFHGATDVNKYVNGAAAPKKSS; encoded by the exons ATGgctcccccgccgccggccGACATGCCTCTTCCCCAGAGGCTGCAAAAACTGGCCTCGACCTTGCAGT TTGCTTGGTTCGCTGG TCACGCCGTTCTTATCCTCTGCATCACCAGATATGCCTTCTCATGGATACGATTTAACTACTACGGTGGCATGGCCTCGTTCTGCTATCGGTCTGCCTTCGTTGCCGCGGCTAGCACATACGGCATCGTGGTGTACAAGACATGGCGGGCTCGCCAAAAGACGGGCGCCAAGCAGCCCGGCGGTGCCTTGGGTTATCTCTCGGATGAGAACGTGCAATACCTCT TGATGGCCCTCGTCTGGCTCTTTATGCCCCAGTACCCTCTTGCGCTCCTCCCGTACGGCATCTACTCGATCTTCCACGTCGCCACATACACCCGTGCCAACGTTATCCCAACCATTGCTCCTCCCCAGAAGCTGGTTCCAGGTGCTGCCGCTTCCCCCAACGGCAAGCCCCAGTATGCGCCCCACCCCATGGCTGATGCCATCGGCAGCTTCGTCAAGAAGTACTACGATTCCTCTATGTCGGTTGTTGCCAGCCTGGAGATTGCTCTTTGGGCTCGTATCTTCCTGTCtgccctcttcttccagcgCCGTTCGTGGATCCTGATCGCTGTTTACACCGCTTTCCTTCGCGCCCGCTACGCTCAGAGCAGCCATGTCAAGAACTCGTTTGCCCAGTTTGAGGCGCGCGTTGACAACCTGATTGGTGCTCAGGGTACTCCCCCTGGGGCTCGCCAGGCTTGGGATACTGTCAAGGGTGTCGCGAGGCAGTTTCACGGCGCGACTGACGTCAACAAGTATGTCAAcggcgctgctgctcctaAGAAGTCATCTTGA
- a CDS encoding hypothetical protein (antiSMASH:Cluster_2; EggNog:ENOG503P5I8), producing the protein MARQRRWPPDMLLGLFVCSIAFLCDGAATRTSSSNDVEQNPNAIHVLPQPRPQTLTRRRQDGHAQVNHMSRTSTTIAPTPTKPSQRIVPTTSTAYYTVTVTASPTPRKRNFVDISELLESIDSLQEALASATASAVSLSREFAVSINQLESSTQYLGASASSALLVAEASASKALAAAEASAAKALSAVEESAASSISEVLAVATSTIPRTSNDTYRTQVDNGDESSVSPAIVGIAVAVSVVGSSLISLLVFFFFTRRRKAKQRAQEEENEMNAALDRAIVSYIVKELPSPQGSTGQQTGQRQFGIEDKEEGDAGNSFAPSPPGPTEPTPTGPSDLHHVEELPPTPPSPQSGMIPIQAMPSPKLSTQPPSSQSSLDRAPRGMSRSRSHRSPRMAKPPPAHMRSHSQTTPSPSVRSGNFGHQPSASDASGGSAWYQPSMTPSSIAISRALSRRTASSHFMDSAEKIYGDILTSPLEKDPLEAPYQPAPESPVNTLPKSSSEVKREDVGWPLPAKEAWL; encoded by the exons ATGGCACGCCAGAGAAGATGGCCGCCAGAtatgttgttggggttgttcgTCTGCTCAATAGCATTCCTCTGCGATGGCGCCGCCACTCGAACATCATCCTCGAACGACGTCGAACAGAACCCGAACGCAATACATGTTTTGCCACAACCTCGACCACAGACCTTGACCCGTAGACGTCAAGATGGTCACGCTCAGGTCAACCACATGTCGaggacatcaacaacaataGCACCGACACCAACGAAACCATCTCAGCGGATTGTGCCAACCACATCAACAGCCTACTATACAGTCACCGTCACTGCGAGCCCGACTCCCCGAAAGCGCAACTTTGTCGACATCAGTGAGCTTCTTGAGTCAATAGACTCGCTACAAGAAGCACTTGCTTCGGCAACAGCCAGCGCAGTGTCTCTGTCACGAGAATTTGCGGTTTCCATAAACCAACTGGAATCTTCAACCCAGTATCTTGGCGCATCGGCATCGAGTGCGCTGTTGGTTGCGGAAGCATCAGCCTCGAAAGCGCTGGCGGCAGCTGAGGCTTCTGCTGCCAAGGCGCTCTCTGCCGTGGAAGAATCAGCTGCTAGTAGCATCAGCGAGGTGTTAGCAGTGGCCACCTCGACAATCCCAAGGACAAGCAATGATACCTATCGG ACACAAGTAGACAATGGAGATGAGTCCAGTGTGTCTCCAGCTATTGTCGGCATTGCTGTCGCGGTCTCGGTGGTTGGTTCGTCACTTATATCTCTGCTCgtgttctttttcttcacGCGACGTCGCAAAGCTAAGCAACGTGcgcaagaggaagaaaatgAAATGAATGCTGCCCTCGACCGAGCCATTGTTTCCTACATTGTCAAGGAGCTACCAAGCCCTCAAGGGTCGACAGGTCAACAAACCGGGCAACGACAATTTGGGATTGAAGACAAGGAGGAAGGCGATGCAGGAAACTCTTTCGCGCCAAGTCCACCCGGACCTACTGAGCCGACCCCAACAGGTCCCTCAGACTTGCACCATGTGGAAGAGCTCCCACcgacaccaccctcacctcaaTCGGGCATGATACCAATACAAGCAATGCCCTCGCCCAAGCTATCGACACAGCCTCCATCCTCACAGTCATCTTTAGACAGGGCGCCTCGGGGCATGTCACGTTCTAGATCCCACAGGTCGCCAAGGATGgcgaaaccaccaccagctcacATGCGGTCTCATTCTCAAACGACCCCTTCCCCGAGTGTGAGATCCGGTAACTTTGGTCATCAACCATCCGCTTCCGACGCATCTGGTGGGTCAGCCTGGTATCAGCCCAGCATGACGCCCTCGTCGATTGCTATCAGCAGGGCGCTCAGCCGGCGGACGGCGTCTTCCCACTTTATGGACAGTGCCGAGAAGATTTATGGTGATATTCTCACAAGTCCGTTGGAGAAGGATCCGCTGGAAGCGCCATATCAGCCGGCCCCTGAGTCGCCGGTAAATACACTCCCCAAATCCTCGTCAGAGGTGAAACGAGAGGATGTAGGGTGGCCTTTGCCGGCGAAGGAGGCATGGCTCTGA
- the TEP1 gene encoding Telomerase protein component 1 (antiSMASH:Cluster_2; EggNog:ENOG503NYC6; BUSCO:EOG09262341; COG:T), translating into MTSLLRQLVAGPRVKHQDTGLDLCYVTKKIIATSGPSQTYPQLAYRNPLDRLVSFLDARHGKEWMIWEFRAEGTGYPDEAVYGRVKHYPWPDHHPPPFCVVPVVIGGMRIWLNPATEGEDLEEVIKKRVVVVHCKAGKGRSGTMACSYLIAEEGWTVEDALRRFTDRRMRVGFGEGVSIPSQLRWVGYVDRWANRGGKVYRDGPVEILEVHVWGLRNGVKVEVEGYVEEGKKIRCFHTFTKEERVVVEGGAPGGGGLKDFMWDMYGGVKQEEGAEEGVKTGVVGDGDGRSLSRSSSKRLKEGLKKKLSVRKKDTSAASSTTSLDKLATGAAQKQKSKTIALQPEGAAAKADGDQTSLPAKTESRSQSTTSLQNAGTFSFADPSEPGGQAVIFKPAKPIRIPNSDVNISVERRNKAPGSIGLTMVTAVAHVWFNTFFEGNGPEQGGKPDDSGVFTIDWDKMDGIKGSSQRGTRACDRISVVWRTAAVSDIGEGGEAPGVFIHEPGEGSPVPEMKAADWKGDGTENPTAQKTLGLRVEDPESASVSKASSVKSQEYAIAPSNNSSEMAKVEEEDEDLKGVKVSGPAGEEVLDGVAGGDGEPPKKEKADETAKRGFIIE; encoded by the exons AtgacctccctcctccggcagcTCGTCGCCGGGCCCCGCGTCAAACACCAAGACACGGGGCTGGACCTGTGCTATGTGACCAAGAAGATAATCGCGAC ATCAGGACCGAGCCAGACGTACCCCCAGCTAGCCTACCGCAACCCCCTTGACCGATTAGTTTCCTTTCTTGACGCCCGCCACGGGAAGGAGTGGATGATTTGGGAGTTTCGGGCCGAGGGGACTGGGTACCCAGACGAGGCGGTCTACGGACGGGTGAAGCATTACCCTTGGCCGGATCATCACCCGCCGCCGTTTTGTGTGGTGCCTGTGGTGATAGGCGGGATGAGGATTTGGTTGAATCCTGCTACGGAaggggaggatttggaggaagTTATaaagaagagggtggtggttgtgcaCTGCAAGGCTGGCAAGGGGAGGTCAGGGACGATGGCGTGTAGTTATCTTattgcggaggagggttggacggtggaggatgcgcTGAGACGGTTTACGGAccggaggatgagggttgggtttggggagggggtgagtaTTCCTAGCCAGTTGAGGTGGGTTGGGTATGTGGATCGGTGGGCGAAtagaggggggaaggtgtATAGGGATGGGCCGGTGGAGATACTGGAGGTGCAtgtttgggggttgaggaacggggtcaaggtcgaggtggaggggtatgtggaggaggggaagaagattCGGTGTTTTCACACTTTTacgaaggaggagagggtggtggttgaggggggtgcgccggggggtggggggttgaaggattTTATGTGGGATATGTATGGGGGGgtgaagcaggaggagggggcagaggagggagtcaagacgggggtggtgggggatggtgatgggaggagtttgtcgAGGAGTTCGTccaagaggttgaaggaggggttgaagaagaagttaTCTGTCAGGAAAAAGGACACATCAGCGGCATCTTCGACGACCAGTCTTGACAAGTTGGCGACGGGCGCGgcgcagaagcagaagagcaAGACGATTGCTCTCCAGCCTGAGGGGGCTGCTGCAAAGGCGGATGGTGACCAGACCTCACTTCCGGCCAAGACAGAGTCACGGTCACAGTCGACAACCAGTCTACAGAATGCAGGCACCTTCTCGTTTGCTGATCCGTCAGAACCGGGCGGGCAAGCAGTCATCTTTAAGCCTGCAAAACCGATCCGGATACCAAACAGCGACGTCAACATTTCGGTCGAGCGAAGAAACAAGGCACCGGGGAGCATTGGGTTAACCATGGTCACGGCTGTCGCCCATGTCTGGTTCAACACATTCTTCGAGGGCAACGGTCCCGAGCAAGGCGGTAAACCGGACGATAGCGGAGTCTTCACGATTGACTGGGACAAGATGGACGGCATCAAGGGCTCAAGTCAGCGCGGAACAAGAGCTTGCGACAGGATTTCTGTGGTCTGGAGGACTGCGGCCGTCAGCGATattggagagggtggtgaagcgCCAGGAGTATTTATTCATGAGCCTGGAGAGGGCAGCCCTGTGCCGGAAATGAAGGCAGCTGACTGGAAGGGTGACGGAACGGAGAACCCGACTGCTCAAAAGACACTTGGGTTGCGGGTGGAGGATCCCGAGAGTGCAAGTGTTAGTAAGGCTAGCAGTGTCAAGAGCCAGGAGTATGCGATTGCACCTTCCAACAACAGTAGTGAGATGGCTAaagtggaagaggaggatgaagactTGAAGGGGGTCAAGGTTAGCGGTCccgctggggaggaggtgctggatggggttgcgggtggagatggtgagccaccgaagaaggagaaggctgatGAGACGGCCAAGAGGGGGTTCATCATTGAGTGA
- the PSF2 gene encoding DNA replication protein psf2 (antiSMASH:Cluster_2; COG:L; EggNog:ENOG503P488; BUSCO:EOG09264QRY) gives MALPLPLGLTHSEVAFVAEMELVTVVPRQRLESIDLLSGKTPPLRPPHRADLPLWLALLLKKQRRANIVPPPWLHPASLADIVHRETKVHPHAFSEPMPTASRARQSQPGYAGRIGGGDSSEVILSPPFRSNCTSAAPAGYLPYHWLEVAEVLITHASDDLGGNTSEIRGLLRDLVEVRAAKMRDSAETLGAEGQGGVVSLRGVGAMELAENRGFVLGVVDGVRKIGGAVETARREKEEEMDLGGGDGGRGGYGGDGDSDDDMGI, from the exons ATGGCTCTTCCTCTACCATTAGGCCTTACCCATTCCGAGGTCGCCTTTGTCGCCGAAATGGAGCTCGTCACAGTGGTTCCTAGACAACGATTAGAAAGCATCGATCTGCTGTCG ggcaaaaccccccccctccgcccacCCCACCGagccgacctccccctctggctagccctcctcctcaaaaagcAGCGCCGCGCCAACATCGTCCCCCCACCATGGCTGCACCCCGCCTCCCTAGCCGACATTGTCCACCGAGAGACGAAAGTGCACCCTCACGCTTTCTCGGAGCCAATGCCTACCGCTTCACGAGCGAGACAGTCACAACCTGGTTATGCGGGGAGGATAGGTGGGGGTGACAGCAGCGAAGTAATATTGAGCCCGCCGTTTCGGAGTAATTGTACCAGCGCCGCGCCGGCGGGGTATTTGCCGTACCACTGGTTGGAGGTTGCCGAGGTGCTTATAACGCACGCGAGCGATGATTTGGGGGGGAATACCAGTGAGATTAGGGGGTTGTTACGGGATTTGGTGGAGGTCAGGGCGGCGAAGATGAGAGATTCGGCGGAGACGCTGGGGGCGGAAGGACAAGGGGGTGTGGTTAGTTTGCGTGGCGTGGGAGCGATGGAGTTGGCAGAGAATAGGGGGTTTGtcttgggggttgtggatggGGTGAGGAAGATTGGTGGTGCGGTAGAGACGGCGAGacgagaaaaagaggaagagatggatctgggtgggggagatgggggcaGGGGTGGTTacggtggggatggggatagtgatgatgatatgggGATCTAA
- a CDS encoding hypothetical protein (antiSMASH:Cluster_2), producing MSFKIFCLIFCDIQFHVVNVLDISDHHPGGPLCRKSTQLAECCLRHPKFMTGNDVPPPTSSTPPRFPSRFRSTASGKN from the exons ATGAGTTTCAAA ATATTTTGTCTGATCTTCTGCGATATCCAGTTCCATGTGGTCAACGTGCTTGACATTTCGGACCATCATCCTGGAGGACCGTTGTGCAGGAAGAGTACACAGTTGGCCGAGTGTTGTCTCCGTCATCCGAAGTTCATGACAGGGAACGACGTACCACCGCCCACTTCCTCAACGCCTCCGAGGTTTCCAAGCCGTTTCCGGTCCACCGCCAGCGGCAAAAACTAA
- the PRS4 gene encoding ribose phosphate diphosphokinase subunit prs4 (antiSMASH:Cluster_2; EggNog:ENOG503NU9Y; COG:E; COG:F) — protein sequence MSAEMANEIKLISGRSHPELSDKIAKRLGIEVARTISLNYSNQETSFTVGESVRDEDVFIVQSTATGDVNEGLMELLIMISACRTASARRITAVIPNFPYARQDKKDKSRAPISARLVANMLQTAGANHIVTVDLHASQIQGFFSVPVDNLYAEPSFLRYIRENFNPEDCVIVSPDAGGAKRATSIADHLNTAFALIHKERPRPNVVGRMVLVGNVEDKVAILVDDMADTCGTLVKAAAVLKENGAKSVLALVTHGILSGNAIETLNGSVLTALVVTNTVPLGDKVQRCPKLRVIDISPTVAEAIRRTHNGESVSYLFTHAPV from the exons atgtcGGCAGAAATGGCGAACGAGATCAAGCTGATCAGTGGCCGCAGCCACCCCGAGCTGAGCGACAAGATTGCGAAGCG ACTCGGCATTGAGGTGGCGAGgaccatctccctcaactACTCCAACCAGGAAACCTCCTTCACTGTCGGCGAGTCGGTCCGCGACGAGGATGTCTTCATTGTGCAGTCCACCGCTACCGGCGACGTGAACGAGGGCTTGATGGAGCTGTTGATCATGATCTCGGCCTGCAGAACTGCTAG TGCGAGGAGGATAACAGCTGTTAT TCCCAACTTTCCCTATGCTCGtcaggacaagaaggacaagtCCAGAGCTCCCATCAGCGCCAGATTGGTCGCCAACATGCTCCAGACAGCTGGCGCGAACC ACATCGTGACGGTCGACCTCCACGCTTCTCAGATCCAGGGCTTCTTCAGTGTCCCAGTCGATAACCTCTACGCTGAGCCCTCTTTCCTCCGCTACATCAGGGAAAACTTCAACCCAGAAGACTGCGTCATTGTGTCACCCGATGCCGGCGGTGCCAAGCGCGCTACCTCGATTGCCGATCACCTCAACACCGCTTTCGCTCTCATCCACAAGGAGCGGCCCAGGCCAAACGTTGTCGGTCGCATGGTCCTTGTCGGCAACGTTGAGGACAAGGTTGCCATTCTCGTTGACGACATGGCTGATACCTGCGGCACTCTGGTCAAGGCTGCCGCGGTGCTCAAGGAGAACGGCGCCAAGTCGGTGCTGGCCCTTGTTACCCACGGTATTCTGTCTGGCAATGCCATCGAGACCTTGAACGGAAGCGTCCTCACCGCCCTGGTGGTCACCAACACTGTGCCACTCGGCGACAAGGTGCAGAGGTGCCCCAAGCTTCGTGTTATCGACATCAGCCCGACCGTTGCCGAGGCCATCCGTCGTACTCACAATG GCGAATCCGTATCGTATCTTTTCACTCACGCCCCCGTCTAA